The following proteins come from a genomic window of Phnomibacter ginsenosidimutans:
- a CDS encoding Gfo/Idh/MocA family protein, with protein MNRKLRMAMIGGGKDAFIGAVHRLAMNMDGQVELVAGALSVNPDVAIESGKMLYLQPDRIYTDYKVMLETEAAKTEAEGRIDFVSIVTPNFVHFDPAMLALEKGFHVVIEKPITFTLEQAKQLQQKVQETGKRLLLCHTYTGYPMVKQARQLVASGALGKVRKIYVEYPQGWLSTLLEKTGQAQASWRTDPKRSGKAGAMGDIGTHAFNLAEYVSGLQTTHICADLNTLVEGRLLDDDGAVLMKMNNGASAVLMASQVAAGEENAVKIRVYGELGGLEWKQEDANTLLVKWLDKPAEIYRTGAGYNGSFAKHNTRIPAGHPEGYLEAFANLYRNFALTVQSDVDGVTPAAECLDFPSTTEGVRGMAFIENVVASSQSEQKWTVFEV; from the coding sequence ATGAATAGAAAATTAAGAATGGCCATGATTGGCGGTGGTAAAGATGCCTTTATTGGTGCCGTGCATCGTTTGGCTATGAACATGGATGGTCAGGTGGAGTTAGTTGCGGGTGCTTTGAGTGTGAATCCAGATGTGGCCATCGAATCGGGTAAAATGCTGTATCTGCAGCCCGATAGAATTTATACCGATTACAAAGTGATGCTGGAAACCGAGGCCGCCAAAACGGAAGCGGAAGGACGCATTGATTTTGTGAGCATTGTTACGCCCAACTTCGTGCATTTTGATCCCGCCATGTTGGCGTTAGAAAAAGGCTTTCACGTAGTGATAGAAAAGCCCATCACTTTTACGCTGGAGCAAGCCAAACAGCTGCAACAAAAAGTGCAGGAAACCGGCAAGCGTTTGTTGCTTTGTCATACCTACACCGGTTATCCCATGGTGAAGCAGGCCCGTCAACTGGTGGCCAGTGGTGCTTTGGGTAAAGTGCGAAAAATTTATGTTGAATATCCGCAGGGTTGGTTGAGTACCTTATTGGAAAAAACCGGCCAGGCACAAGCCAGCTGGCGTACCGATCCTAAGCGGTCGGGTAAGGCAGGTGCCATGGGCGATATTGGTACCCATGCATTCAATTTGGCAGAGTATGTGAGCGGTTTGCAAACCACACATATTTGTGCAGACCTCAACACTTTGGTAGAAGGCCGCTTGTTGGATGATGATGGTGCCGTACTCATGAAAATGAACAATGGTGCCAGTGCGGTGCTCATGGCTTCGCAGGTGGCTGCCGGCGAAGAAAACGCCGTTAAAATTCGGGTGTATGGTGAGCTCGGTGGTTTGGAATGGAAACAGGAAGATGCCAATACCTTGCTGGTGAAATGGCTGGATAAACCGGCTGAAATTTACCGCACAGGTGCTGGCTACAACGGCAGCTTTGCCAAGCACAACACCCGCATTCCTGCAGGCCATCCCGAAGGCTATCTGGAAGCATTTGCCAACCTCTACCGCAACTTTGCCCTCACCGTGCAATCGGACGTGGATGGCGTGACACCAGCTGCAGAATGTCTTGATTTCCCCAGTACTACCGAAGGGGTAAGAGGCATGGCTTTCATCGAAAATGTGGTGGCTTCCTCGCAAAGTGAACAGAAGTGGACGGTGTTTGAAGTGTGA
- a CDS encoding GxxExxY protein, whose amino-acid sequence METNDLTALIIEQAIDIHRKTGPGLFESVYEEMLWYKLNQLGLFIERQKEIPVYLDGIKMGIGFRADLIIDQQVIVEIKSIETLLPVHAKQLLTYLKLTSISTGLLINFNEELLKQGIKRLKN is encoded by the coding sequence ATGGAAACAAATGATCTTACTGCACTCATCATTGAACAGGCCATAGACATTCATCGAAAAACCGGACCAGGTTTGTTTGAATCTGTTTACGAAGAGATGTTGTGGTATAAACTCAATCAACTTGGCTTATTTATAGAAAGACAAAAAGAAATTCCTGTTTACTTAGATGGCATAAAAATGGGTATTGGATTTAGAGCAGATTTAATTATTGACCAACAAGTGATTGTTGAAATTAAGTCTATCGAAACACTCCTTCCTGTACATGCTAAACAGCTTTTGACCTACCTCAAATTGACAAGTATAAGTACAGGATTACTCATCAACTTCAATGAAGAACTTTTAAAACAAGGCATCAAGAGGCTCAAGAACTGA
- a CDS encoding sugar phosphate isomerase/epimerase family protein has product MTTIKGPAIFLAQFMGEVAPFNDLKSICQWAKSLGFVGVQIPSWDSRCIDLQRAAESKTYADEIKGLVNECGLEITELSTHLQGQLVAVHPAYDAMFDGFAPESVRGNSKARTAWAIQQLKYAAKASANLGLNAHATFSGALLWHTVYPWPQRPAGLVETGFKELANRWLPILNEFDAQGVDLCYEIHPGEDLHDGVSYEMFLEATGNHQRACLLYDPSHFVLQCLDYLSYIDHYHERIKMFHVKDAEFNPTGKQGVYGGYQSWINRAGRFRSLGDGQVDFKSIFSKLAAYDYKGWAVMEWECAIKHPEDGAREGAIFIQDHIIRVTDKAFDDFAGTGANEQLNRSILGLS; this is encoded by the coding sequence ATGACAACGATAAAAGGACCTGCCATTTTTCTGGCTCAGTTTATGGGCGAAGTGGCGCCGTTTAATGATTTGAAAAGCATTTGCCAATGGGCAAAAAGTTTGGGTTTTGTGGGCGTACAAATTCCGAGTTGGGATAGCCGTTGTATTGATTTGCAACGAGCTGCCGAAAGCAAAACCTACGCCGATGAAATCAAAGGCCTTGTAAACGAATGTGGCCTCGAGATTACAGAACTCAGTACGCATTTGCAAGGCCAATTGGTAGCGGTGCATCCTGCTTATGATGCGATGTTTGATGGCTTTGCACCTGAATCGGTGCGGGGCAACAGCAAGGCCAGAACAGCATGGGCCATTCAGCAGTTGAAATACGCTGCTAAAGCATCTGCCAATTTAGGCTTGAATGCACATGCTACTTTTAGTGGGGCACTGTTGTGGCACACGGTATACCCATGGCCGCAACGCCCTGCAGGTTTGGTAGAAACAGGCTTCAAAGAACTGGCCAATCGTTGGCTGCCCATCCTCAACGAGTTTGATGCACAGGGTGTTGATCTCTGCTACGAAATTCATCCGGGTGAAGATTTGCACGATGGTGTTTCTTATGAAATGTTTTTAGAAGCCACAGGCAATCATCAACGTGCTTGTTTGTTGTACGATCCGTCGCATTTCGTTTTGCAATGCCTCGACTATCTCAGCTATATCGATCATTATCATGAACGCATCAAAATGTTTCATGTAAAAGATGCCGAATTTAACCCTACCGGAAAGCAAGGCGTGTATGGGGGGTATCAAAGCTGGATCAACAGGGCGGGTCGTTTCCGCAGTTTGGGCGATGGTCAGGTTGATTTCAAAAGCATTTTCAGCAAGTTGGCTGCTTACGATTACAAGGGTTGGGCCGTAATGGAATGGGAGTGTGCCATCAAGCATCCGGAGGATGGTGCCAGAGAAGGAGCCATCTTTATTCAAGACCACATCATCCGGGTAACGGATAAAGCCTTTGATGATTTTGCAGGAACCGGCGCCAATGAACAATTAAACCGTTCAATACTTGGATTGAGTTAA
- a CDS encoding c-type cytochrome: protein MKRIFFVACVAMAAVACGGNESSSTTQTTVTPDEEKTAAPADELSSNPDYKNGLALVAKSDCLTCHKVSETSTGPSYKDVAAKYPNADDATVTMLAEKIIKGGSGNWGQIPMTPHPTVSIDDAKQMVKYVLLLNK from the coding sequence ATGAAAAGAATATTTTTTGTGGCCTGTGTGGCCATGGCAGCAGTAGCTTGTGGTGGCAATGAAAGTAGTAGCACAACTCAAACAACCGTTACTCCGGATGAAGAGAAAACAGCTGCACCTGCTGATGAACTTTCTTCAAATCCTGATTATAAAAATGGTTTGGCATTGGTGGCAAAATCTGATTGCCTTACCTGTCATAAAGTGAGTGAAACTTCAACCGGCCCTTCATACAAAGATGTAGCTGCTAAATATCCCAATGCCGACGATGCAACCGTAACCATGCTGGCCGAAAAAATCATCAAAGGAGGATCGGGTAACTGGGGGCAAATTCCTATGACACCGCATCCTACCGTTTCAATCGACGATGCCAAGCAGATGGTGAAATACGTACTGCTGCTCAATAAATAA
- a CDS encoding 3-keto-disaccharide hydrolase: MKKITTTLFSLLCLQLSMYAQPKADKGFKLLFDGTTTNGWHKFNKPGTIGKGWQAKDGVLMLDPAAKDGGDIVTDNAYENFHLKLEWKVAEGSNSGVMFFVQEGDQYSHPWKTGPEMQVLDNDRHADAKIHKHRAGDLYDMIASSSEPVKPVGEWNLAEIICNKGKLTFKLNAVVIVETTYNDASWAQMIANSKFKNMPGFGTFTQGKIGLQDHGDLVWFRNIQIKALK, translated from the coding sequence ATGAAAAAAATCACGACCACATTATTCTCTTTGCTGTGCTTGCAGCTGAGTATGTATGCACAACCCAAGGCTGACAAGGGTTTCAAGCTTTTATTTGACGGCACAACCACCAATGGCTGGCACAAATTCAATAAGCCCGGTACCATTGGCAAAGGCTGGCAAGCAAAAGATGGTGTATTAATGCTCGACCCTGCTGCAAAAGATGGCGGCGATATTGTTACTGATAATGCTTACGAAAACTTTCACCTCAAACTGGAATGGAAAGTAGCCGAAGGAAGTAACAGCGGCGTTATGTTTTTTGTACAGGAAGGTGATCAATACAGTCATCCTTGGAAGACGGGGCCTGAAATGCAGGTGCTCGACAACGACCGTCATGCCGATGCCAAAATTCACAAGCACCGTGCCGGCGATTTATATGACATGATTGCTTCATCTTCTGAGCCCGTAAAACCGGTAGGCGAGTGGAACCTTGCAGAAATTATTTGCAACAAAGGCAAACTCACCTTCAAGCTGAATGCTGTGGTAATTGTTGAAACTACATACAATGATGCATCATGGGCACAAATGATTGCGAACAGTAAGTTTAAAAACATGCCTGGCTTCGGCACATTTACCCAAGGTAAGATAGGCCTGCAAGACCACGGCGATTTGGTGTGGTTTCGAAACATTCAAATTAAAGCGTTGAAATAA
- a CDS encoding sugar phosphate isomerase/epimerase family protein yields the protein MRDELKAGLDSVIGRLAGMGYQQIEMFGYNDGKYFGNDMQATAAILKKYGVTSPSAHIGLAEFLHKGNDDVWKKAVDDAKLIGNDYLVVPWLEEQYRKTPDDYKKLAARLNRGAELCKAGGLKFAYHNHAFEFDTLPGGGTGYDIILNETDASMVKLELDLYWVKNAGKDPFALFAAQPGRFVMWHVKDMDKNNKDKQTEVGNGSIDFKAIFAKAKQSGLEYFFVEQENYAVSPYDSVEKCIRYVKGNLVK from the coding sequence GTGCGGGATGAGTTGAAAGCTGGTCTCGACAGTGTGATTGGCAGACTGGCCGGCATGGGTTATCAGCAAATAGAAATGTTTGGCTACAATGATGGCAAATATTTTGGCAACGACATGCAGGCCACTGCTGCCATTCTAAAAAAGTATGGTGTCACCAGCCCGAGTGCACACATTGGCCTTGCTGAGTTTTTACATAAAGGCAACGACGATGTATGGAAGAAAGCGGTGGATGATGCCAAGCTGATTGGCAACGATTATTTGGTAGTACCCTGGCTGGAGGAGCAATACCGCAAAACACCTGATGACTATAAAAAACTGGCAGCACGATTGAACCGTGGCGCCGAATTGTGTAAAGCAGGTGGTCTCAAATTTGCCTACCACAATCATGCTTTTGAGTTTGACACACTGCCCGGCGGTGGCACTGGCTACGATATTATCCTGAATGAAACCGATGCTTCTATGGTAAAACTGGAACTCGATTTGTATTGGGTAAAAAATGCCGGCAAAGATCCGTTTGCATTGTTTGCCGCACAGCCCGGCCGTTTTGTAATGTGGCATGTAAAAGACATGGACAAAAACAACAAAGACAAACAAACCGAAGTAGGCAATGGCAGCATCGACTTCAAAGCCATTTTTGCTAAAGCCAAACAATCGGGATTGGAATACTTTTTTGTAGAGCAAGAAAACTATGCGGTATCGCCCTACGACAGCGTTGAAAAATGCATCCGCTATGTAAAAGGCAATCTGGTGAAGTAG
- a CDS encoding twin-arginine translocation signal domain-containing protein gives MNRRKFVQTTALASLAFGLSDALAFAPKKEK, from the coding sequence ATGAACAGAAGAAAATTTGTGCAGACCACCGCACTGGCATCCTTGGCATTCGGATTGTCTGATGCACTGGCATTTGCTCCTAAAAAAGAAAAATAG
- a CDS encoding DUF1801 domain-containing protein produces MEYKVSSYIESLPEVESALAAELRSLICTAMPQVQEKFSFKIPFYHYHGMFCYINYLRKTGGIEVCFCRGKDLLLAYPQLQQNGRNMVAGISLFEMKDIQRKSVSEVLHAAAAWQVEAWQQKRSFLRNKHS; encoded by the coding sequence ATGGAATACAAAGTTTCCTCATACATCGAATCACTGCCCGAAGTGGAGTCTGCATTAGCTGCTGAGCTGCGGTCACTCATCTGTACAGCAATGCCGCAGGTACAGGAAAAGTTCAGTTTCAAGATTCCGTTTTATCATTATCACGGCATGTTCTGTTACATCAATTACCTGCGCAAAACCGGTGGCATTGAGGTGTGCTTTTGCCGCGGCAAAGATTTGTTGCTGGCTTATCCGCAACTGCAACAAAACGGTCGCAATATGGTCGCTGGTATTTCCCTGTTTGAGATGAAAGATATTCAACGCAAGTCGGTGTCAGAAGTGTTGCATGCCGCTGCCGCCTGGCAGGTAGAAGCATGGCAACAAAAGCGCAGTTTTTTACGCAACAAACATTCCTGA
- a CDS encoding DUF4197 domain-containing protein: MSGLKQALEIGSQKSSNLLSKTDGFFANAAVKILLPEEARKVEKTLRNLGMGKLADDAILSMNRAAEDAAKSAAPIFKQAIVNMSWQDAWGILRGSDTAATAYLRGSTSSALTEAFRPVIAQSIDKVGATKHWNTLFTNYNKFASKKINPDLTAYVTEQALRGIFIQLAQEEKDIRKNPAARTTELLRKVFGSK, translated from the coding sequence GTGAGTGGATTGAAACAAGCCCTGGAAATAGGGTCGCAAAAAAGCAGCAACCTGCTGAGTAAAACAGATGGCTTTTTTGCCAATGCCGCCGTAAAAATATTGCTGCCCGAAGAAGCCCGGAAGGTGGAAAAAACATTGCGCAATTTGGGCATGGGCAAGCTGGCCGACGATGCTATTTTGAGCATGAACCGTGCCGCAGAAGATGCTGCCAAATCTGCAGCTCCTATTTTTAAACAGGCCATTGTAAACATGAGCTGGCAAGATGCATGGGGAATACTACGGGGCAGCGATACGGCCGCAACGGCTTATCTCCGGGGCAGCACCAGCAGTGCATTAACAGAAGCATTCCGACCAGTAATTGCACAATCCATCGACAAAGTGGGTGCTACCAAACATTGGAATACGTTGTTTACCAACTACAACAAATTTGCCAGCAAAAAAATCAATCCCGACCTCACAGCGTATGTAACCGAGCAGGCTTTGCGGGGCATTTTCATACAACTGGCGCAGGAAGAAAAAGACATTCGCAAAAACCCGGCAGCAAGAACAACTGAGTTGTTGCGAAAAGTATTCGGCAGTAAATAG